Genomic DNA from Diorhabda carinulata isolate Delta chromosome 10, icDioCari1.1, whole genome shotgun sequence:
ACACACTAAACGTTTTTTAAGGAGAATTGTATGAAATCCAAATTCGTTTGGGATTAACTAGAAAAATTAAAGGATCTAgacaagaaaattaaaattactctACAATGGAGTGAAGGGAACCGTAATATCGCTAAAGTGAGGGCAGACGAGCCCTGAAACTTTCTAAGGTATCAAATACATAAAAGATATATAAGAGgtaaaccaattattgggataaAGTACAGGGGTTGAGACAGGCAAATACTCTTATGGGAAACTATATATACTAACAAGAGTCTTATAGCTCAGTTATTCAAAATGTCTCCCGGTACGGAGACCGGTCGCATAAATGGGTTGTACTTATACAAGatacattatttcaatttattattatatttctagaaaataaatatcgaaaaaaatgcGTGTGGGATTTTCCTCGACGGGCCGATTTTCGTCGATAGCTGTTTTAAAACATAGcgaaatataaaatacaataaaatttgtgCGGTAATGTATCACAATTTACCTATGGTCGACGAAACGCTATTATATAATTCGGCGTAAGTATCAGGAactatttccttcgaagatTCCGGCGATTGCGACTTTTTCGTCGGTTgttgttttcttatatatcttctttttctttctttttcctcTTCCGAATCGGTATAATTATCGCCTAAATCCTGTAACGAAACGaatgtttaaatgaaaaaatgtataattaaatCGGTATGCGAATGAACTAACTTCTGATTGATCGTTATCCCCTTCTTCAACTCTAGTTATCAATTCCAATTCGTGCGGTTTCAATTTCCTTCTCCTTTTATATTTCCTAGGACCTATTTGAGGTTGACGTTTCATCGCTGTATTCATATCGCAATGATGTATCAAATGTAATATCAAATCTTGCGAAGTGGTGAACATATCCGAACAAACCGAACAACAATACGGCGTCATACTATTGGAATATTTTGGATCGGGACCGGAATGATGGGATCTTATGTGTTCCCTTAATACGACGCGTTGATTAAAAGCTCGAGGACAAACGGCGCACGCGTACGGTTTCTCGCCGGTATGTATGCGTTCGTGTTTGCGTAACGTACCGCCATCGGCGAAAGCTTTCCAACAAAATCTACAACCGTACGGTCGTTCGCCCGTATGTATCCTGATGTGTATTTGTTGGGAACTTCTCGAACCGAACGTTTTACCGCATTCCCTGCAAGGAAATTGCCTACCGGAAACGTTGCTGTGACTGTGTCGGTGATTCATCAACGAACGACCGTCGGGGAAATCTTCGCCGCACACGTCGCACGTTACCACTTTGTTTCTGTGCGATAACATGTGACGTTTCAATCGAgctttattatgaaaagttttGTCGCATTTCGTACAAGCGAAtatctgaaaatttatttatttttaattctttaggATAACTAAACTTACTTTTACATACCTTTTCTTTAGAATGTTCCCAGGAGTGTTTAAGTAAGGTCCTACGGTCTTTGCAGGACCTTCCGCACAACATACAAGTATTTGGCGGTAGATTTTTACCGTGTTTagcctaaaaataaaacaaaattggaaaaaaaaataataaaaataagaaaagctatgagacacaataaaaaatgaataggaatagtaacaaagaaaaaaacaaaagacaaataaataaaaacaggaatATACAGATAGACATAAAGAAAACCGATAAATactaacaaaaaacaaactataagtgaagattttcaaacaaaacagaaataaaagGAACTGACAATCGAACGAAGAAGCAGaaagaatcaaaaaaattataaacaaagtaaaataaacaaatattaaaatggaaAGAAGTACGAACATGAAGagattaaaaaaaggaaaaaaagaacaaaaataaactgttataAAACGAAATAAGCATAgagaaacagaaaaagaaaagactaatagtaattaataaatagaaactgaacaaagaaaataaataaataaaaatagatagtgacataaacaaaatacggaaaattaaaaagaaatagatttaaatggataaaaataaaaagacacaaataaaattagtGATCAAAAAGGGAACGGAAGGATCAAAAAAGACATATACctacaaagaaataaataatgttgCATAGGaaattaaacaaacaaatatacaaaaagacaaacaaaataaacaaaaaaaggagagaaaacaaaaaaaatagtgaatataaGTAACAAATAGGAagtgaataaaataaacataaagaCAGACAGAAAGAAATACTGTCAGAAAAGAACAGATACATAAAGAATGAAACGTATAAACATTCAAAAAGACGGATGGATATAGAAACAGATGAAAAGAGAAAACAGGCgaggagaaacgaaatagacaAAGACAAAAAAGGGAACGTAAAGAAACAgagaaaaaacaagaaaaagtaacaaatagaaagaaatggaaaaactaagactaatggagagaaatgaagataaaataaagaaaaacagattggaaaaggaaaaaatagaaatagtaaaaataaaagataaaaaactgaaaacagaTCAAGACAAGAACACAAAGAAAAACGGATAGAAATccacaaaaataagaaaaaaagaaagtagAAAGGGGAGAAAAGGGAAAAATAAACTGATGAAAAGTTGAAGAGGGGCGAGGAGAAACAATCTAATAAAACCACACAAAAGGAGCATAGAGAAAAagaagtaaacaagaaaaatagagaataaaaataagtaatagaAAGATAATAGAGATTGGAAAGAGAGAAGATAAACAAAAAAGACCAGATATGAGTAGGAATTgattgaaacaaaagaaaaatagaaacgAAAATGCCTGataaagatttataaaaaatgaaataggaatagagaaaatcaaaatagtCTGAGATAGatagaaagaaagaaattgaaaaaccaaGACTAATGGAGAGaaataaagacaaaataaaGAAAGACAGATTGAAAagggaaaaaatacaaatagtaaGACACATAATGAAAAACAGACAAAAAACACTAAGAAAAACGGGTAGAAATCCAAAAGATAGAGACAGAAAAATGGTGATATAATAAGAGAAAGAAACAAAGTcagaaaaagagaaatttgGAAACACAGATAATATACGGAGATAGAACAAAAAGATATAGACAAGGAAAGGaggaaatacgaaaaaaaaaataacattgaaaatgaaacggatgaaaataaataaaggaaattttatttaaaggaataaaattttttcgaaacattATAGGGAAATTAGAAACAAAAGGGGGATAAATAAATTGCTCAGTTACCTGTACGTGAACCGCCAAAACGTGCTCATCCTCTGCCAATTCTCCGCAAATCATACACCTATACTCGAGTGTCCTGGCGTGTACTTCGGCGTGCGCCAACAAATCCAAAGCTTCCTGAAAGGATTCCCCGCACACGTTGCAGATGTGACCGAATTCGTGTTCGTTGACAAATTCCTCTTTGACGTGTATCCTTTGATGTCTACGAAGATTATCTTGTCTGTGAAATGATAAGCCACACGTCGAACAATAATATGTTCCGTATTTGGTATCCTCTTCGGAATAATCGTCATCGTCGTCTTCATCGTCATCGAAGCCTTCGACGTCGCCGTGTTTCTCTTTGGCATGTTCCTTCATTTGAATCAAGTCCCAAAACATCTCGCCGCATCTTTGACATTCGAAAGGACTGTCGCCTTCCGAATGCATCCTAAGATGGGACATCATGGCTTTCTCTCTAGCGAATCCTACACCGCAATGTTGACAAACGAACGGTTTTCTAGGATCCGTAACGGGGTAACGGGATTCACTAGGTTGTTgcacttcttcttcttcttcgtgtATATAATCGTAATCGTGTTTTATGTTATTAGACATTTGTTCCATCAGTTTTACGTCTTCTTCGACGTAATTGTAACCGCGAGAACTGGACGCccctaaaaaaaaattaattaattaataacattaaattCATAAACACGTTTGATATTTACCTAAATCATCTTCGTATTGATCATATTCCTctttgattttcttctttttcttaatctgtttagtttttttctttttatctgtATTATCATCCATTTCGTCCAtctgttgaatattttgttcttCTAGACCGTCTGCGTCTGGTATATAAGCATGAATCtgtaataaattatcaatttttttacactatttttcccaaaaaatatgaaaaaagtctCATGTTTATAGGTAAAAACCTCACCTTGAGATGGTTCATTAAATCGCATTTTCTTATATACCGAACACCGCACAAATTGCAACCGTGCGGTCTATCAGTTTGATGTGCCACCATGTGATTCATGAGATTCGCTTTTTTCCTGAATCTCCTACTGCAAAAATCGCAAGGATAAGGTCTGGCTGCTGTATATTCGTCTTGGTCAGTCGGTAGAGGTATATCGAAATCTTCCCGGTTACCGTCTTCTGTACCTACTGCTTCTTCAGAACCCACAactacaaaaaatgataaaggTACTACCAAAATTGGGTTTATTTAACTATGATATATAATATCCACAGAAGTTACTAGATTTGC
This window encodes:
- the LOC130898942 gene encoding zinc finger protein 420-like produces the protein MEESFDLTWEDSSTVVQTEEVICGIENEILPSENVEFTGVQEETVTDEVIEIQEKEEVIELPDIQETQEVQENVDHGIMYLPDGNMLVVNDQGRSDYQGQIMDCQVSEEIITGEWGESCAEEIVVGSEEAVGTEDGNREDFDIPLPTDQDEYTAARPYPCDFCSRRFRKKANLMNHMVAHQTDRPHGCNLCGVRYIRKCDLMNHLKIHAYIPDADGLEEQNIQQMDEMDDNTDKKKKTKQIKKKKKIKEEYDQYEDDLGASSSRGYNYVEEDVKLMEQMSNNIKHDYDYIHEEEEEVQQPSESRYPVTDPRKPFVCQHCGVGFAREKAMMSHLRMHSEGDSPFECQRCGEMFWDLIQMKEHAKEKHGDVEGFDDDEDDDDDYSEEDTKYGTYYCSTCGLSFHRQDNLRRHQRIHVKEEFVNEHEFGHICNVCGESFQEALDLLAHAEVHARTLEYRCMICGELAEDEHVLAVHVQAKHGKNLPPNTCMLCGRSCKDRRTLLKHSWEHSKEKIFACTKCDKTFHNKARLKRHMLSHRNKVVTCDVCGEDFPDGRSLMNHRHSHSNVSGRQFPCRECGKTFGSRSSQQIHIRIHTGERPYGCRFCWKAFADGGTLRKHERIHTGEKPYACAVCPRAFNQRVVLREHIRSHHSGPDPKYSNSMTPYCCSVCSDMFTTSQDLILHLIHHCDMNTAMKRQPQIGPRKYKRRRKLKPHELELITRVEEGDNDQSEDLGDNYTDSEEEKERKRRYIRKQQPTKKSQSPESSKEIVPDTYAELYNSVSSTIENINSLVNSKSSTPKAKQQMKKLKTDQSIPSRPKMIHTQKTRVPVEAGEDGRVRHKTKTLITRTQPAEIKSATGERIRPRTKNVNYHVLQEKFPVATFGDVATDKDTTQEAVDNLLKQENVIVQPEHVIEETATPQHNNGVIYMDQLEHPTEVGAEQTVESETVPPPPVAQEPERFYEIRRVTTRSRSGNLGNSNSLKPGRHVIGPGSKVRLVKEGMIVSKARNKKSESENESPADQIQLQQPVKQEILDPSPLHELAEISMQHANATSQSLFKCEMCSEVFTDRAQLLVHVPIHI